From the Clostridiales bacterium FE2011 genome, one window contains:
- a CDS encoding HU family DNA-binding protein — MNKTELVEVVSKNAAISKAEAQKVVTATLDAIVAGVVSDGKVILPGFGTFETRQRSARNGRNPRTGEVIKIKATKAPAFKPGKGMKDAVAKKKK, encoded by the coding sequence ATGAACAAAACTGAACTCGTAGAAGTCGTATCCAAGAATGCTGCTATCTCCAAGGCAGAAGCTCAGAAGGTCGTTACCGCCACGCTGGACGCTATCGTTGCCGGTGTTGTTTCCGATGGCAAAGTGATCCTGCCCGGCTTTGGTACCTTTGAAACCCGTCAGCGTTCCGCCCGCAATGGCCGGAACCCCCGCACCGGCGAGGTCATCAAGATCAAGGCCACCAAGGCCCCCGCTTTCAAACCCGGCAAGGGAATGAAGGACGCCGTTGCCAAGAAAAAGAAGTAA
- a CDS encoding MerR family transcriptional regulator has protein sequence MMTVHEVSKLAGVSIRTLQYYDKIGLLHPTGYTDAGYRLYDDADLERLQHILLFRELEFPLKDIRDILNSPDFDRSRALEQQIELLKLKKEHIENLMNFALGIKMMGVKHMDFKAFDRSKLDEYSRQAKELYGNTPEYKELEEKQKNRTKEEDNLLADRFMLLFKEAGEMKDKDPASPEAQDLVKRIQDYITENLYTCTNKILRGLGKMYSGGGDFTKNIDAYGGEGTAVFVDNAIQIYCDKAE, from the coding sequence ATGATGACGGTTCATGAGGTGAGCAAGCTTGCCGGGGTGAGTATACGCACCCTGCAGTACTACGACAAGATCGGGCTTTTGCATCCGACGGGATACACCGATGCGGGTTACAGGCTGTATGACGATGCGGACCTGGAACGCCTTCAGCACATCTTATTGTTCCGTGAACTGGAGTTTCCCCTGAAAGACATCAGGGACATCCTGAACAGCCCTGATTTCGACAGAAGCCGGGCGCTGGAGCAGCAGATCGAACTGCTGAAGCTGAAGAAGGAACACATCGAGAACCTGATGAACTTTGCGCTTGGGATCAAAATGATGGGAGTGAAGCATATGGACTTCAAAGCTTTCGACAGAAGCAAACTGGACGAGTATTCCAGGCAGGCAAAAGAGCTTTACGGCAATACGCCGGAGTATAAGGAACTTGAGGAAAAGCAGAAGAACCGGACCAAAGAAGAGGATAACCTGCTGGCTGACCGGTTCATGCTCCTCTTCAAGGAAGCCGGGGAGATGAAGGATAAAGATCCCGCTTCCCCCGAAGCCCAGGATCTGGTAAAGCGGATACAGGACTACATCACGGAAAACTTGTATACCTGTACCAATAAGATCCTGCGGGGACTGGGAAAAATGTATTCCGGCGGCGGTGATTTTACGAAGAACATTGACGCGTACGGCGGCGAAGGCACAGCCGTGTTCGTGGACAACGCCATCCAGATCTACTGTGACAAAGCCGAATAA
- a CDS encoding DUF3383 family protein, producing MLPVTSIARVVVNTIRASSSPSAFDTGLLLVPDASFTEDRRLMAYPSGPAAAAGLTELGFTADSEAYKAVLKYFAASPAPGRLLVSCYPVSQTPGEALDAVLERTADFYGVMPASNLNNEELVSLAQHVEALEHPAVLFAPVTSFSAEAGGTLDLLYRNQFKRTLPFCCGTLSDCAAVMGTAMGLELSHTGSAFALCYKTINGIQPADLTQTQVDSVKAKNGNVYVARGYTHFLLENGTMANGQRYDEVLYIDKIGADLQNAAVTLLAENPDKLPQTDDSTAQFINRFSSILMGYTERGILASSAWRGADIGPVRSGEIIENGFMLWADSYDDQPDADRAAHKAMPVQVALTPAGSIESIVITVNVQV from the coding sequence ATGTTACCTGTAACGTCCATAGCCCGTGTGGTTGTGAATACCATACGGGCTTCTTCTTCGCCTTCCGCTTTTGATACCGGCCTGCTGCTGGTGCCGGACGCCTCCTTTACGGAGGATCGGCGGCTGATGGCCTATCCCTCCGGCCCGGCCGCGGCGGCAGGGCTGACTGAGCTGGGCTTTACGGCGGATTCCGAGGCATACAAAGCGGTACTCAAGTATTTTGCCGCGTCTCCGGCACCCGGGAGGCTGCTGGTTTCCTGCTATCCGGTTTCCCAGACCCCGGGAGAAGCGCTGGACGCGGTACTGGAGCGGACGGCGGATTTCTACGGCGTGATGCCGGCTTCCAACTTGAATAATGAGGAGCTGGTCAGCCTGGCACAGCATGTGGAGGCACTGGAGCATCCGGCGGTGCTCTTTGCGCCGGTGACGTCCTTCTCCGCGGAGGCCGGAGGAACGCTGGATTTGCTGTACCGGAACCAGTTCAAACGGACGCTGCCCTTCTGCTGCGGGACGCTTTCCGACTGCGCCGCCGTGATGGGAACCGCCATGGGGCTGGAGCTGTCCCACACCGGTTCTGCTTTTGCCCTGTGCTACAAGACGATCAACGGGATCCAGCCCGCAGACCTGACGCAGACGCAGGTGGACAGCGTCAAGGCGAAGAATGGGAACGTCTATGTGGCCCGGGGCTATACCCATTTCCTGCTGGAGAACGGCACGATGGCCAACGGGCAGCGGTATGACGAGGTGCTGTATATCGACAAGATTGGGGCGGACCTGCAGAACGCGGCGGTGACCCTGCTGGCGGAGAACCCGGACAAACTGCCCCAGACGGATGATTCCACGGCGCAGTTTATCAACCGGTTTTCGTCTATCCTCATGGGCTATACCGAGCGGGGAATCCTGGCTTCCTCCGCCTGGCGCGGCGCGGATATCGGCCCGGTTCGGAGCGGGGAGATCATAGAGAACGGCTTCATGCTCTGGGCGGACAGCTATGACGACCAGCCGGACGCTGACCGGGCGGCACATAAAGCAATGCCGGTGCAGGTTGCCCTGACACCGGCGGGAAGTATAGAGTCTATTGTTATTACTGTAAATGTACAAGTATAG
- a CDS encoding HDOD domain-containing protein — protein MLPTAEEAMQELRNAEEMNPGPWVKHSINTGIAARKIAEKIPSMDPEKAYIVGLLHDIGRRVGVVDIPTHIYEGYKYCMEKGWDEAARICMTHSYLRMQEEFDYEPESDTEKAIKAYIMNCEADDYDRLIQLCDSLAVDYGFVILEKRFVDVTRRYGIMEGYIKGWNTAFAIKEAFEKEMGCSIYDVLPDIAQTSLLTPKPWKPKAIHNS, from the coding sequence ATGCTGCCCACTGCGGAAGAAGCCATGCAGGAACTGAGGAACGCGGAAGAAATGAATCCCGGTCCCTGGGTAAAGCACTCCATCAATACCGGCATTGCCGCCCGGAAGATTGCCGAAAAGATCCCGTCCATGGATCCTGAAAAAGCCTATATTGTCGGCCTGCTGCATGATATCGGCAGGCGGGTCGGCGTTGTGGATATCCCGACCCACATCTATGAAGGGTATAAGTACTGTATGGAAAAGGGCTGGGATGAAGCTGCCCGGATCTGCATGACCCATTCCTATCTCCGCATGCAGGAAGAGTTCGATTATGAACCGGAAAGCGATACGGAAAAAGCCATCAAAGCATACATCATGAACTGCGAGGCGGATGACTACGACCGGCTGATCCAGCTCTGCGATTCCCTGGCCGTTGATTACGGCTTTGTCATCCTGGAAAAGCGGTTCGTGGACGTGACCCGGCGGTACGGCATCATGGAAGGCTATATCAAAGGCTGGAATACCGCCTTTGCCATCAAGGAAGCCTTTGAAAAGGAAATGGGCTGTTCCATCTACGACGTCCTGCCGGACATTGCCCAGACGTCGCTGCTGACGCCGAAGCCCTGGAAGCCAAAGGCAATTCACAATTCATAA
- a CDS encoding DUF3277 family protein codes for MAYNVYSLPDVKSVLYHPDVGTANLHLCGIGKITIAAAGDLSSHTSTADGYVVVNRLKTTNGTITIEVPQNSMGDDFLRRWARWARNTNSPNRIALGTLTITDSVSGYRTICTGVSLQKAPDRTYDRTATNVSYTLLATTITEQ; via the coding sequence ATGGCATACAATGTGTATTCTCTTCCGGACGTGAAGTCCGTTCTCTATCATCCGGACGTGGGCACTGCCAACCTGCATCTGTGCGGGATCGGGAAGATCACGATCGCCGCGGCGGGCGACCTGAGCTCCCATACCTCCACAGCGGACGGGTACGTGGTGGTGAACCGGCTGAAGACGACCAACGGTACCATCACCATTGAGGTGCCGCAGAATTCCATGGGGGATGATTTCCTCCGACGCTGGGCCCGGTGGGCAAGGAATACAAACAGCCCGAACCGGATTGCCCTGGGGACGCTGACCATCACGGACAGCGTCTCCGGTTACAGAACAATCTGCACCGGCGTTTCATTGCAAAAGGCTCCGGACCGAACGTATGACCGGACCGCGACGAATGTGAGTTATACGCTGCTGGCAACGACGATAACGGAACAGTAA
- a CDS encoding SH3 domain-containing protein — protein sequence MKKILSIVMILVTVFALMVPAFASAEEYSGVDMWVNCDNGKKLNVRETTNTSCRIITRLECGTKVQVDYFTGDGWAAISDYHFSGYVQAKFLVSEKPGKYGITERDDNFVNVKNPYLVSAVRRSAKSDSSVGLREKPNKTAKAIRRLTAGDQLQVIARGTVWSKVVDLQTGKTGYVANDYIRKI from the coding sequence ATGAAAAAGATTCTCAGCATCGTCATGATCCTGGTTACCGTGTTTGCCCTGATGGTCCCCGCCTTCGCCTCCGCCGAAGAATACAGCGGCGTGGATATGTGGGTGAACTGCGATAACGGAAAGAAGCTGAACGTCCGTGAAACGACCAATACCAGCTGCCGGATCATCACCCGCCTGGAATGCGGCACCAAGGTACAGGTTGACTACTTCACCGGAGACGGCTGGGCCGCCATCAGCGACTATCACTTCTCCGGTTATGTGCAGGCCAAGTTCCTGGTCAGCGAAAAGCCCGGCAAATACGGAATCACCGAGCGGGATGATAACTTTGTGAATGTGAAGAATCCCTACCTGGTCAGCGCCGTGCGCCGGAGCGCGAAATCCGACAGCAGCGTCGGCCTTCGCGAGAAGCCCAACAAGACCGCCAAGGCCATCCGCCGCCTGACCGCCGGCGACCAGCTGCAGGTGATTGCCCGCGGCACCGTCTGGAGCAAGGTTGTGGACCTGCAGACCGGCAAAACCGGCTATGTGGCCAACGACTATATCCGGAAGATCTGA
- a CDS encoding histidine phosphatase family protein: protein MKTIYTVQHTQSIHHTNGMVGSWTDWELTDLGKQQADQISLKLQKELEGKDVVLYSSDLMRAKQTAGFIADRLQVTPVYRTELRERNLGKCCGKSVQWLRENIECPEKTIDDRLFSDAESRRDEWNRLKPFFDSVMAEEAEHIIIVSHGDLLSVFNAMFLGLEAESLNAVDLFGFAGGVSQMIVKDDGKRTIRRLSDMSYVG from the coding sequence ATGAAAACCATTTATACGGTTCAGCATACACAATCCATCCATCACACCAACGGCATGGTCGGCTCCTGGACAGACTGGGAACTGACAGACCTGGGCAAGCAGCAGGCGGATCAGATCAGTCTCAAGCTGCAGAAAGAACTGGAAGGAAAAGACGTGGTTCTTTATTCTTCCGACCTGATGCGCGCAAAGCAGACCGCCGGGTTTATCGCCGACCGCCTGCAGGTCACGCCGGTTTACCGGACGGAGCTGCGGGAGCGCAATCTCGGCAAATGCTGCGGCAAATCCGTGCAGTGGCTTCGGGAAAACATCGAATGCCCGGAAAAGACGATCGACGACCGGCTTTTCTCGGACGCGGAAAGCCGCCGGGACGAATGGAACCGGCTGAAGCCCTTCTTTGACAGCGTAATGGCGGAAGAAGCAGAACACATCATCATTGTGTCCCACGGAGATCTGCTCAGCGTTTTCAATGCCATGTTCCTCGGCCTGGAAGCGGAATCCCTGAACGCTGTGGATCTGTTCGGCTTTGCCGGCGGGGTTTCCCAGATGATTGTCAAAGACGACGGAAAGCGGACGATCCGGCGTCTCAGCGATATGTCCTACGTCGGATAA
- a CDS encoding GNAT family N-acetyltransferase: MKLIRPAMEYDLQIQAFRKEYMAYGGSMDGSSGLRKFENTRDWLDQLNPRETLYLYLREEDNKVVGIIKIRHQPEEYAGHIGYCVLPSERRKGYAGQMLTLVLPECRELGIHDVLVYCLAGNEASRRTILHCGGVYEATVSEPRSGKQLEQYRIHPD; encoded by the coding sequence ATGAAACTGATCAGGCCTGCCATGGAATATGACCTGCAGATCCAGGCTTTCCGGAAGGAATATATGGCATATGGCGGTTCCATGGACGGAAGCTCCGGTCTGCGGAAGTTTGAAAACACCCGGGACTGGCTGGATCAGCTGAATCCCCGGGAGACGCTTTACCTGTACCTCCGGGAAGAGGACAATAAGGTCGTAGGGATCATCAAAATCCGTCATCAGCCGGAAGAATACGCGGGGCACATCGGCTACTGCGTGCTCCCCAGCGAGCGACGGAAAGGATATGCCGGTCAGATGCTGACCCTGGTCCTGCCGGAATGCAGGGAGCTGGGCATCCATGACGTGCTGGTTTACTGCCTTGCAGGCAACGAGGCCAGCCGGAGAACCATCCTGCACTGCGGCGGCGTTTATGAAGCAACTGTTTCTGAACCCCGCAGCGGGAAGCAGCTTGAACAATACAGGATCCATCCGGACTGA
- a CDS encoding calcium/sodium antiporter, which produces MLVPVLLFILGLILLIKGGDWFVDGSTDLARRFHVPELVIGATVVSIGTTLPEVLVSATGALSGHSEIAYGNAIGSVICNTALISAITFAVRPCKVEARTFRTPVIFFFAAAVFYALNAYIDRYFTRLSGIALLLLFAAYIAYTIWSGKRHGFGVEDQSENTEDNPLWKTMLMLVVGAAAIAIGARLLVDNGTLIAEWLGVPESVIALTFVALGTSLPELVTAITALRKGHSALSLGNIVGANLFNLVLVSGLSTALCPFAVPTAKSLFGIPVSLAVDIPVMFFVMLFMTLPALKRQKLTRPQGIILLCVYAAFCIFQFVR; this is translated from the coding sequence ATGCTCGTGCCGGTTCTGTTATTCATACTCGGATTGATTCTGCTGATTAAGGGCGGAGACTGGTTTGTGGACGGTTCCACGGATCTGGCCCGCCGTTTTCATGTGCCGGAGCTCGTGATCGGAGCGACGGTGGTATCCATCGGAACTACCTTGCCGGAGGTGCTGGTTTCCGCAACCGGCGCCCTCAGCGGCCACAGTGAAATTGCCTACGGCAATGCCATCGGCAGCGTGATCTGCAACACGGCGCTGATCTCGGCCATCACCTTCGCGGTGCGGCCCTGTAAGGTGGAAGCGAGAACCTTCCGTACGCCGGTGATTTTCTTCTTCGCCGCGGCGGTCTTCTACGCGCTGAATGCCTACATTGACCGGTATTTCACCCGGCTGTCCGGCATCGCCCTGCTGCTGCTGTTTGCCGCCTATATCGCCTACACCATCTGGTCCGGAAAACGGCACGGCTTCGGCGTGGAGGATCAGTCGGAAAATACCGAGGACAATCCCCTCTGGAAAACGATGCTGATGCTGGTGGTCGGCGCGGCGGCGATTGCCATTGGCGCCAGGCTGCTGGTGGACAATGGAACCCTGATCGCCGAATGGCTGGGTGTGCCGGAATCCGTGATCGCCCTGACCTTTGTGGCGCTGGGCACGAGCCTGCCGGAACTGGTGACGGCCATTACCGCCCTGCGCAAGGGACACAGCGCCCTGAGCCTGGGCAACATCGTGGGCGCGAACCTGTTCAACCTGGTGCTGGTGTCCGGCCTGAGCACGGCACTTTGCCCCTTCGCGGTGCCTACCGCCAAGAGCCTCTTCGGGATTCCGGTCTCCCTGGCTGTGGATATCCCGGTGATGTTCTTCGTCATGCTGTTTATGACCCTCCCCGCACTGAAACGCCAGAAGCTGACCCGGCCCCAGGGCATCATCCTGCTGTGTGTTTATGCGGCCTTCTGCATCTTCCAGTTTGTCAGATAA
- the yfcE gene encoding phosphodiesterase yields MKLLIASDIHGSVLYCGELLKAYDREKADRMLLLGDVLYHGPRNDLPDGYAPKEVIPALNARKNDILCIRGNCDTEVDQMVLDFPLMADYALLCIDGLRIYATHGHVFNPDHMPPLQPGDILLYGHTHIPAWDQRDDVLCLNPGSVSIPKAGSERSYMVLENGVFSWKKLNGEEYHTL; encoded by the coding sequence TTGAAACTGCTGATTGCTTCGGATATCCATGGTTCCGTCCTGTACTGCGGAGAACTGCTGAAAGCTTATGACCGGGAAAAAGCGGACCGGATGCTCCTGCTGGGAGACGTCCTTTATCACGGTCCCCGCAACGACCTGCCCGACGGCTATGCGCCGAAGGAAGTCATTCCCGCCCTGAACGCACGGAAAAACGATATCCTCTGCATCCGGGGAAACTGCGACACGGAAGTGGACCAGATGGTACTGGATTTCCCCCTGATGGCGGATTATGCCCTGCTGTGCATTGACGGTCTCCGGATTTATGCCACCCACGGCCATGTTTTCAACCCGGATCATATGCCGCCGCTCCAGCCCGGCGATATCCTGCTCTACGGCCATACCCATATCCCCGCCTGGGATCAACGGGACGACGTCCTGTGCCTGAATCCCGGCTCCGTCTCCATTCCCAAAGCCGGCTCCGAAAGAAGCTACATGGTGCTGGAAAACGGAGTGTTCAGCTGGAAGAAACTCAATGGAGAAGAATACCACACTCTCTAA
- a CDS encoding sigma-70 family RNA polymerase sigma factor, producing MTNQAFTEAVIRMTPTLYRIARGQLLIEADQQDAVQEAIRRSWEKRNSLKNERYLQTWVIRILLNVCHDIQRHGKREFPIEELPERQLEAPDYIDLRDALFRLKEKERVPVILHYVEGYDVKHVAEILKIPVSSVKTRLMRARAHLRDILNEEALEDNETK from the coding sequence GTGACCAACCAAGCCTTTACCGAGGCCGTTATCCGGATGACGCCCACGCTCTACCGGATCGCCCGCGGCCAGCTGCTGATCGAAGCGGATCAGCAGGATGCCGTACAGGAGGCCATCCGCCGCAGCTGGGAAAAGCGAAACAGTCTGAAGAATGAGCGCTATCTGCAGACCTGGGTCATTCGTATTCTCCTGAACGTGTGCCACGATATCCAGCGGCATGGAAAAAGGGAGTTCCCGATAGAAGAACTCCCCGAACGGCAGCTGGAGGCACCGGATTATATCGACCTGCGGGACGCCCTGTTCCGGCTGAAGGAAAAGGAACGCGTCCCCGTCATCCTGCATTATGTTGAAGGATATGACGTGAAGCATGTCGCTGAGATCCTGAAGATTCCTGTCAGTTCTGTCAAAACCCGGCTCATGCGTGCCCGGGCCCATCTGCGGGACATTCTGAACGAGGAGGCACTGGAAGACAATGAAACGAAATGA
- a CDS encoding DUF2612 domain-containing protein: MEWLSLFPGASRDRPRFMALAEAVLRQVSDLAALTAQMQAGFSFARAEGMQLDQIAAAIGLNRSDIGTDVPDETFRQYLLAKLALWTWDGTNRTVPEVLGIALPGSTQTDNGDGTVSISGAMMTERVYPVPAGIKIILRSP, translated from the coding sequence ATGGAATGGCTTTCACTTTTTCCGGGCGCCTCCCGGGACCGGCCCCGCTTTATGGCGCTTGCGGAGGCAGTACTCCGGCAGGTCTCAGACCTGGCGGCCCTGACTGCGCAAATGCAGGCGGGGTTTTCTTTTGCCCGGGCGGAGGGAATGCAGCTGGATCAGATCGCGGCAGCTATTGGGCTGAACCGTTCCGATATTGGAACGGATGTGCCGGATGAAACCTTCCGGCAGTACCTGCTGGCGAAGCTGGCGCTGTGGACCTGGGACGGGACAAACAGAACCGTCCCCGAGGTGCTGGGCATTGCCCTGCCGGGCAGTACGCAGACAGACAACGGGGACGGAACGGTTTCCATATCAGGTGCAATGATGACAGAAAGGGTATACCCGGTACCGGCGGGAATCAAGATAATTTTGCGATCGCCGTAA
- a CDS encoding peptidoglycan-binding protein, with protein MGTIKGVTTTKVSAGKWTHWGELTGVEYNSEFRIHNSELNGVRERKTIRKGSRGASVRECQTLLEQAGYSVGTYGIDGDFGKDTLAAVKAFQQDRGLKVDGIVGPKTWAALTEGRGGDES; from the coding sequence ATGGGTACGATCAAGGGCGTGACTACGACGAAGGTCAGCGCCGGGAAGTGGACGCACTGGGGGGAACTCACCGGCGTTGAATACAATTCAGAATTCAGAATTCATAATTCAGAATTAAATGGCGTGCGAGAACGCAAAACGATCCGGAAAGGTTCAAGAGGAGCCTCGGTCAGGGAGTGCCAGACTTTGCTGGAACAGGCAGGATACAGTGTCGGTACATATGGGATTGACGGGGACTTTGGAAAAGACACCCTGGCGGCGGTGAAGGCATTCCAGCAGGATCGTGGACTGAAAGTGGACGGGATTGTCGGCCCGAAGACCTGGGCGGCGCTGACAGAGGGGAGAGGTGGTGATGAATCATGA
- a CDS encoding phage holin, translating to MKINWKVRFKNKVWLGSFFSLVVGFVYSLLALFDVFPAVTQNLVVQLLNQVLTFLGLIGVIVDPTTAGLEDSDRAMGYEDPWDDNR from the coding sequence ATGAAAATCAATTGGAAAGTGCGCTTTAAGAACAAGGTGTGGCTGGGAAGCTTCTTCAGCCTGGTGGTGGGCTTCGTCTACAGCCTGCTGGCGCTGTTTGACGTGTTCCCGGCGGTGACCCAGAACCTGGTGGTGCAGCTGCTGAACCAGGTGCTGACCTTCCTGGGACTGATCGGCGTGATCGTGGATCCCACTACCGCTGGACTGGAAGACAGCGACCGGGCCATGGGGTATGAAGATCCGTGGGACGACAACCGATGA
- a CDS encoding CPBP family intramembrane metalloprotease yields MKKSFLAIDPVYREQMEHYTLKDMAAALIYYALFMAAYFWMGREQARTGRYLIEAGNLILALIPVLLCVKHLSHVGITLRNLKPSLLMGSAIGLVFLAAWTVIPGIISGAALLPAGEILYNVYQYFIIIGLCEEIAFRGFIQPRLFPALKKEWLTILAGGILFVLMHMPFQMARRGMGIAEYWPTFIANAPMQFVWHLVCTWLYRRYGNIFGCALLHGLVDLSMGIFG; encoded by the coding sequence ATGAAGAAGAGTTTTCTGGCAATTGATCCGGTATACCGCGAACAGATGGAGCACTATACCCTGAAAGATATGGCAGCGGCGCTGATTTACTATGCGCTGTTTATGGCGGCATATTTCTGGATGGGCCGGGAGCAGGCCCGGACAGGACGTTACCTGATCGAGGCCGGCAACCTGATTCTTGCCCTGATACCGGTGCTGCTGTGTGTGAAACACCTGTCCCATGTGGGCATTACCTTGCGCAACCTGAAACCGTCCCTGCTCATGGGATCGGCGATCGGACTGGTATTCCTGGCAGCCTGGACCGTTATTCCCGGGATTATTTCCGGCGCGGCGCTGCTGCCGGCGGGTGAGATCCTGTACAATGTGTACCAGTATTTCATTATCATCGGCCTGTGCGAGGAGATTGCCTTCCGCGGGTTTATCCAGCCCCGGCTGTTTCCTGCCCTGAAGAAGGAATGGCTGACGATCCTTGCGGGCGGCATCCTGTTTGTGCTGATGCATATGCCCTTCCAGATGGCCAGGCGGGGCATGGGGATTGCGGAATACTGGCCTACCTTTATTGCGAACGCTCCCATGCAGTTTGTCTGGCATCTGGTCTGCACCTGGCTGTATCGCCGGTACGGGAATATCTTCGGCTGCGCTCTGCTGCACGGCCTGGTGGATCTTTCCATGGGGATCTTCGGCTGA
- a CDS encoding sigma-70 family RNA polymerase sigma factor → MSNVTGPDTAPDREQRFEQLAEAYQGAVLRLCYLTLCDKTLAEDATQDTFLKVYRTMDSFRGECSEKTWIMKIAVRTCYDMNRSGWFRFMNHRVTPEMLTEQAAEEVDESDAELMTAVLSLPRKLREAILLHHYQGLNVSETANALGISQASASGRLKRGRQKLKELLEGGGLYEE, encoded by the coding sequence ATGAGCAATGTTACGGGCCCTGACACTGCTCCGGATCGCGAACAGAGATTTGAACAGCTGGCGGAGGCATATCAGGGAGCGGTTCTCAGGCTGTGTTACCTCACCCTTTGTGATAAGACACTGGCGGAAGACGCGACACAGGATACTTTCCTGAAGGTATATCGCACGATGGATTCGTTCCGCGGGGAATGCAGCGAGAAAACCTGGATCATGAAGATCGCCGTGCGGACGTGCTATGACATGAACCGCTCCGGCTGGTTCCGCTTTATGAACCACCGGGTGACGCCGGAAATGCTTACCGAACAGGCCGCGGAAGAAGTGGATGAGAGCGACGCCGAACTGATGACTGCGGTGCTTTCGCTGCCGCGGAAACTGCGGGAAGCCATCCTGCTGCATCATTACCAGGGACTGAATGTCAGTGAGACAGCGAATGCGCTTGGAATATCGCAGGCCTCCGCATCGGGCAGGCTGAAGCGGGGCAGGCAGAAACTGAAGGAACTGCTGGAAGGGGGTGGCCTGTATGAAGAATAA
- a CDS encoding DUF4179 domain-containing protein: protein MKNKLYSNAEFQESLDRSLSSLQPDRLMAGRIIASGKEEEKVKKIPRLAIVIAVILVLTMATAIAAHIAGWTRGLEERLQVTDELKEKHEGTGLFDEPGLSVTKDGITVTLDQCVVVPQTAYIAFRIKGYPLQPGEEPGFDLVSCEAAHAETFINTDSSFYNGSAAVPDDEPYDYSKLSYTDENGDLLYVFTASPSDEQVSLVGLDLKVVLGGLGVCEGKAGDIIRQVEGPWEFEWTLKGTDQQVDMTGLHEAIGKDGCFLTEVHLTPVSINLRMLVPKKLNEHSVMDDAVPFFSGVVYEDGTVLTELGAGGSEGYEDGLDPENDVYGQALNLDRLIEPEKVEKLVFYWNPDWGNDDLEDTGEPERIDVKIR from the coding sequence ATGAAGAATAAGCTTTACAGCAATGCTGAGTTTCAGGAATCTCTTGACCGCAGCCTCTCTTCCCTTCAGCCGGATCGCCTGATGGCCGGGCGCATCATCGCTTCCGGAAAGGAAGAAGAAAAAGTGAAGAAGATTCCACGTTTGGCAATTGTGATTGCCGTTATACTGGTTTTGACAATGGCCACAGCGATTGCCGCGCACATTGCCGGCTGGACCAGGGGCCTGGAGGAACGCCTGCAGGTGACGGATGAACTGAAAGAAAAGCATGAGGGAACAGGCCTGTTTGACGAACCGGGGCTGAGTGTGACGAAGGACGGCATTACCGTAACACTGGATCAGTGCGTGGTCGTGCCGCAGACCGCCTATATCGCGTTCCGGATAAAGGGATATCCGCTGCAGCCCGGAGAGGAACCGGGGTTTGACCTGGTTTCCTGTGAGGCCGCGCATGCAGAAACCTTTATTAACACGGATTCGTCCTTTTATAACGGATCGGCTGCAGTGCCGGATGACGAACCCTATGATTACAGTAAGCTCTCCTATACGGATGAGAATGGTGATCTGCTGTATGTGTTCACAGCCTCACCGTCGGATGAGCAGGTGTCGCTGGTCGGCCTGGACCTGAAAGTGGTACTGGGCGGGCTGGGCGTTTGTGAAGGCAAAGCGGGGGACATTATCCGGCAGGTGGAAGGCCCGTGGGAGTTTGAATGGACGCTGAAGGGAACAGACCAGCAGGTGGATATGACGGGACTGCATGAAGCGATCGGCAAGGACGGATGCTTCCTGACGGAGGTGCATCTGACGCCGGTCAGCATCAATCTCAGGATGCTTGTTCCCAAGAAACTGAATGAGCACAGCGTGATGGATGACGCGGTTCCCTTCTTCTCCGGCGTTGTTTATGAAGATGGAACAGTCCTGACAGAGTTGGGTGCAGGCGGAAGTGAAGGATATGAAGACGGCCTGGACCCGGAGAATGACGTTTACGGTCAGGCACTGAATCTGGATCGGCTGATTGAACCGGAGAAGGTGGAGAAACTGGTCTTCTACTGGAATCCCGACTGGGGAAACGATGATCTGGAGGATACGGGCGAACCGGAACGGATTGATGTAAAGATCAGATAA